From the genome of Oncorhynchus gorbuscha isolate QuinsamMale2020 ecotype Even-year unplaced genomic scaffold, OgorEven_v1.0 Un_scaffold_4351, whole genome shotgun sequence:
gatgaaacccggaagagagactgacggacgcaccaatcaaacgacagaactccctccaaaactgtgacgtgaattgcgggcctctgtctgaaacggcgtctaacgggaggccatgaattctgaacacattctcgataatgatttgtgccgtctccttagcggaaggaagtttagcgaggggaatgaaatgtgccgccttagagaacctatcgacaaccgtaagaatcacagtcttccccgcagacaaaggcagaccggtaatgaagtctagggcgatgtgagaccatggtcgagaaggaatggggagcggtctgagacgaccggcaggaggagagttacccgacttagtctgcgcgcagtccgaacaagcagccacgaaacggcgcgtgtcacgctcctgagtcggccaccaaaagcgctggcgaatagacgcaagagtgcctcgaacaccgggatgaccagctaacttggcagagtgagcccactgaagaacagccagacgagtggaaacaggaacgaaaaggaggttactaggacaagcgcgagtGGTGagtactgtgtctctgtctggaggagTCAGCCCcaaggagtggtgagtactgtctctctgtcaggaggagtcagccacaaggagtggtgagtactgtctctctgtcaggaggagtcagccacaaggagtggtgagtactgtgtctctgtctggaggagtcagccacaaggagtggtgagtactgtctctctgtctggaggagtcagccacaaggagtggtgagtactgtgtctctgtctggaggagtcagccacaaggagtggtgagtactgcctgtctctctgtctggaggagtcagccacaaggagtggtgagtactgcctgtctctctgtctggaggaGTCAGCCCcaaggagtggtgagtactgtctctctgtcaggaggagtcagccacaaggagtggtgagtactgtctctctgtcaggaggagtcagccacaaggagtggtgagtactgtgtctctgtctggaggagtcagccacaaggagtggtgagtactgtctctctgtcaggaggagtcagccacaaggagtggtgagtactgcctctctgtctggaggagtcagccacaaggagtggtgagtactgCCTGCCTCTCTATCTGGAGGAGTCAGCCACGAGGAGTGgtgagtactgtctctctgtcaggaggagtcagccacaaggagtggtgagtactgtctctgtcaggaggagtcagccacaaggagtggtgagtactgcctctctgtcaggaggagtcagccacaaggagtggtgagtactgtctctctgtcaggaggagtcagccacaaggagtggtgagtactgtctctgtcaggaggagtcagccacaaggagtggtgagtactgcctgtctctctgtcaggaggagtcagccacaaggagtggtgagtactgtctctctgtcaggaggagtcagccacaaggagtggtgagtactgtctctgtcaggaggagtcaGCCACAAGGAGTGGCTGAGTACtgcctctctgtcaggaggagtcagccaaaaggagtggtgagtactgtctctctgtcaggaggagtcagccacaaggagtggtgagtactgtctctctgtcaggaggagtcagccacaaggagtggtgagtactgcctgtctctgtctatctgtccctgtttgtttgtgtgtgagaaagagaggagactcTGTCTTGACACTTTTCTATCTCCCCTCgctatctcctctcccctctcccccccaggAGGCAGCTCCAGGAGCAGGCCCGTCTGGTACTTCAGGAGAACCAGGTCCTGATAGAGCAGCTGGAGGTGCAGCATACGAAGGCTAAGGACAGTCATGGGAGACATTTGACTGAGGGTAGGTAGGGACAGACACCAGCAATCACCCTTGAGCCTCCCTCTTTCAGATTCTACTATAGAAACTAGTTACATTCTGTTTCTACATTCTACACATTAATATTAATGCTGAATCAAACCCTAATAGAGGTGTCTGGTAGAAGTCACCCTGCTGGAGGTGTCTGGTAGAAGTCACCCTGCTGGAGGTGTCTGGTAGAAGTCACCCTGCTGGAGGTGTCTGGTAGAAGTCACCCTGCTGGAGGTGTCTGGTAGAAGTCACCCTGCTGGAGGTGTCTGGTAGAAGTCACCCTGCTGGAGGTGTCTGGTAGAAGTCACCCTGCTGGAGGTGTCTGGTAGAAGTCACCCTGCTGGAGGTGTCTGGTAGAAGTCACCCTGCTGGAGGTGTCTGGTAGAAGTCACCCTGCTGGAGGTGTCTGGTAGAAGTCACCCTGCTGGAGGTGTCTGGTAGAAGTCACCCTGCTGGAGGTGTCTGGTAGAAGTCACCCTGCTGGAGGTGTCTGGTAGAAGTCACCCTGCTGGAGGTGTCTGGTAGAAGTCACCCTGCTGGAGGTGTCTGGTAGAAGTCACCCTGCTGGAGGTGTCTGGTAGAAGTCACCCTGCTGGAGGTGTCTGGTAGAAGTCACCCTGCTGGAGGTGTCTGGTAGAAGTCACCCTGCTTGAGGTGTCTGGTAGAAGTCACCCTGCTTGAGGTGTCTGGTAGAAGTCACCCTGCTGGAGGTGTCTGGTAGAAATCTTCAGAGTTGAAAGTTATCCCCATGAActgttcctcccccctctctctctctcccctcctccctcactcctctcttccctcatggtccctccctccccactctcctccctcctctccagtctctaaggtGTGTAAGCAGCTGATGTTGCTGGAGGCAGAGAAGCAGAGGCTGGAGGGGGAGCTGGAGGTAACGAGGAGAGAGCTCCACACTCTGCAGACCGAACACCTGCAGGCACGGTGCAGTCTGGAGAATGCAGTCAGCTGGGACGAACACCACGCCATCGCCACCAAACTCAAACGGTAGTTATAATACACTGGGAtgaacaccatcaccaccaaacTCAAACGGTAGTTATAATACACTGGGAtgaacaccatcaccaccaaacTCAAACGGTAGTTATAATACACTGGGAtgaacaccacaccatcaccaccaaacTCAAACGGTAGTTATAATGTGGTCATAGGTTCATAGGTTCAGACGTGGTCATAGGATCAGACGTGGTCATAGGATCATAGGTTCAGACGTGGTCATAGGATCATAGGATCAGACGTGGTCATAGGTTCAGACGTGGTCATAGGATCAGACGTGGTCATAGGTTCAGACGTGGTCATAGGATCAGATGTGGTCATAGGTTCAGACGTGGTCATAGGTTCAGACGTGGTCATAGGTTCAGGCGTGGTCATAGGTTCATAGGTTCAGGCGTGGTCATAGGTTCAGGCGTGGTCATAGGATCAGGCGTGGTCATAGGTTCAGACGTGGTCATAGGTTCATAGGTTCAGACGTGGTCATAGGATCAGGCGTGGTCATAGGTTCAGCGTGGTCATAGGTTCATAGGTTCAGACGTGGTCATAGGATCAGACGTGGTCATAGGTTCAGACGTGGTCATAGGATCAGATGTGGTCATAGGTTCAGACGTGGTCATAGGTTCAGGCGTGGTCATAGGTTCAGGCGTGGTCATAGGTTCAGACGTGGTCATAGGTTCATAGGTTCAGGCGTGGTCATAGGTTCAGGCGTGGTCATAGGATCAGGCGTGGTCATAGGTTCAGGCGTGGTCATAGGTTCATAGGTTCAGACGTGGTCATAGGTTCAGACGTGGTCATAGGTTCAGACGTGGTCATAGGTTCAGACGTGGTCATAGGATCAGACGTGGTCATAGGTTCAGACGTGGTCATAGGATCAGACGTGGTCATAGGTTCAGACGTGGTCATAGGTTCAGACGTGGTCATAGGTTCAGACGTGGTCATAGGATCAGACGTGGTCATAGGTTCAGACGTGGTCATAGGATCAGACGTGGTCATAGGTTCATAGGTTCAGACGTGGTCATAGGTTCAGACGTGGTCATAGGTTCATAGATGAGGAACAGAGATGAGGAACAGGGATGAGGAACAGAGATGAGGAACAGAGATGAGGAACAGGGATGAGGAACAGGGATGAGGAACAGGGATGAGGAACAGGGATGAGGAACAGGGATGAGGAACAGGGATGAGGAACAGGGATGAGGAACAGAGATGAGGAACAGAGATGAGGAACAGGGATGAGGAACAGGGATGAGGAACAGGGATGAGGAACAGGGATGAGGAACAGGGATGAGGAACAGGGATGAGGAACAGGGATGAGGAACAGAGATGAGGAACAGAGATGAGGAACAGggatgaggaacagaggaacagggaTGAGGAACAGCTGTAGATAGTCTCCATGTTTTAACTACAATCAtaaagtgtctctgtgtgtgtgtgtgtgtgtgtgcgtgtgtgtgtgtgtgtgtgtgtgtgtgtgtgcgtgtgtgtgtgcgtgtgtgcgtgcgtgcgtgttctcTACCGTAGCCAACTGGAGGCTGACTCAGGCCGTCAGCAGACTGAGCTAGAGGAGCTGCAGCAGAGAGTGACTAGTCTACAGACAGAGAAGAACAGTCTGCTGTTGGACAAAACCAACCTGACTGCTGACATCAAGAGTCTGGAGGCTGACCTGGAGGTGTCCCGACATGCTAACAggtaccctgacccctgacccctaacctctaacctgaCTGCTGGCATCAAGAGTCTGGAGGCTGACCTGGAGGTGTCCCGACATGCTAACAggtaccctgacccctgacccctaacctcacTGCTGACATCAAGAGTCTGGAGGCTGACCTGGAGGTGTCCCGACATGCTAACAggtaccctgacccctgacccctaacctcacTGCTGACATCAAGAGTCTGGAGGCTGACCTGGAGGTGTCCCGACATGCTAACAggtaccctgacccctgacctctaacctcacTGCTGACATCAAGAGTCTGGAGGCTGACCTGGAGGTGTCCCGACATGCTAACAggtaccctgacccctgacccctaacctcacTGCTGACATCAAGAGTCTGGAGGCTGACCTGGAGGTGTCCCGACATGCTAACAggtaccctgacccctgacccctaacctctaacctgaCTGCTGGCATCAAGAGTctggaatatggtgccatagggctctggtctatagtagtgtactatatagggaatagggctctggtctaaagtagtaccactatatagggaatagggctctggtctatagtagtaccactatatagggaatagggctctggtctatagtagtaccactatatagggaatagggctctggtctatagtagtaccactatatagggaatagggctctggtctatagtagtacatctatatagggaatagggctctggtctatagtagtaccactatatagggaatagggctatggtctatagtagtaccactatatagagaatagggctctggtctatagtagtaccactatatagggaatagggctctggtctgtagtagtgtactatatagggaacagggccctggtctatagtagtaccactatatagggaatagggctctggtctatagtagtgtactatatagggaatagggctctggtctatagtagtgtactatatagggaacagggtgccagttGTGATGCGCTAACAGACAGTAGTTCCTGTATGTATCTGGAGACTCTGAGGGAACAGCTGTTAGTTCCTGTATGTATCTGGAGACTCTGAGGGAACAGCTATTAGTTCCTGTATGTATCTGGAGACTCTGAGGGAACAGCTGTTAGTTCCTGTATGTATCTGGAGACTCTGAGGGAACAGTTGTTAGTTGCTGTATGTATCTGGAGACTCTGAGGGAACAGCTGTTAGTTCCTGTATGTATCTGGAGACTCTGAGGGAACAGCTGTTAGTTCCTGTATGTATCTGGAGACTCTGAGGGAACAGCTGTTAGTTCCTGTATGGGAAAATAACAGCCCTCAATCTCAATGTGTCAATCTCTCTGCAAAGTGTTAGAAATGTGTTCCTGTGATCAACACAAtgccctctgcccctctctcactgtatctacctcccccgtccctcctctctctctctctctctcactgtatctacctcccccgtccctcctctctgtctctctctctctctctctctctctctctctctctctctctctctctctctctctctctctctctctctctctctctcactgtatctacctccccgtccctcctctctgtctctctctctctctctctctctctctctctctctctctctcacgctctctgtctctctctctctctctctgtctctctctgtctctctctctctctctctgtctctctctgtgtctctctctgtgtctctctctctctctctgtctctctctcatgctctctctcactcgctgtctctctctctctctcacgtctctctctctctctctctctctctgtctctctctctctctctctctctctctctctctctctctctctctctctctctctctctctctctctctctctctccctgtctctctctgtctctctctctctctctctctctctctctctctctctctctctctctctctctctctctttctctctctgtgtctctctctctctgtctctctctctctctctctttctctctctctctctctctctctctctctctctctctctctctctctctctctctctctctctctctctctctctctctctctctctctctctctctctcactctctcactctctcactctctcactctctctctctctctctccctctctctcaggaaGGCCCAGAGGCGTATAGGCCTGTTGAAGCAGCAAGTTGATGACTCTatagagaaggagatgagagctCATCACTACCTGTCCTCTATCGTAGCTCTGGCTGAGAAgaccacacaggagagagaccagctagtatacatggtataacacacacacacatcacgtcaaattagtttttcagtctctcggtcccagctttgatgcacctgtactgacctcgccttctggatgatagtggggtgaacatgcagtggctcggtggttgttgtcctcgATGATCTTTATGGCGTTCccgtgacattgggtggtgtaggtgtcctggagggcaggtagtttgcccccggtgatgcgttgtgcagacctcactaccctctggagagccttgtggttgcgggaggtgcagttgccgtaccaggcggtgatacagcccgacaggatgctctcgattgtgcatctgtaaaagtttgtgagggttttaggtgaaaAGCCGAAaatcttcagcctcctgatgttCATTCAGTTTTGtcggtgatgtgtacgccgaggaactttaaactttccaccttctccactgctgttctGTCGATATGGTATAGATCTCTATAGATATAcactgcaggtagacaccatgacagagatggtatagatctctatagatatatactgcaggtagacaccatgacagagatggtatagatctctatagatatacactgcaggtagacaccatgacagagatggtatagatctctatagatatatactgcaggtagacaccatgacagagatggtatagatctctatagatatatactgcaggtagacaccatgacagagatggtatagatctctatagatacatactgcaggtagacaccatgacagagatggtatagatctctatagatatatactgcaggtagacaccatgacagagatggtatagatctctatagatatacactgcaggtagacaccatgacagagatggtatagatctctatagatatatactgcaggtagacaccatgacagagatggtatagatctctatagatatatactgcaggtagacaccatgacagagatggtatagatctctatagatacatactgcaggtagacaccatgacagagatggtatagatctctatagatatacactgcaggtagacaccatgacagagatggtatagatctctatagatacatactgcaggtagacaccatgacagagatggtatagatctctatagatacatactgcaggtagacaccatgacagagatggtatagatctctatagatacatactgcaggtagacaccatgacagagatggtatagatctctatagatatatactgcaggtagacaccatgacagagatggtatagatctctatagatacatactgcaggtagacaccatgacagagatggtatagatctctatagatatacactgcaggtagacaccatgacagagatggtatagatatctatagatatatactgcaggtagacaccatgacagagatggtatagatctctatagatacatactgcaggtagacaccatgacagagatggtatagatctctatagatatatactgcaggtagacaccatgacagagatggtatagatctctatagatatacactgcaggtagacaccatgacagagatggtatagatctctatagatatatactgcaggtagacaccatgacagagatggtatagatctctatagatacatactgcaggtagacaccatgacagagatggtatagatatctatagatatatactgcaggtagacaccatgacagagatggtatagatctctatagatatatactgcaggtagacaccatgacagagatggtatagatctctatagatatatactgcaggtagacaccatgacagagatggtatagatatctatagatatatactgcaggtagacaccatgacagagatggtatagatatctatagatatatactgcaggtagacaccatgacagagatggtatagatctctatagatatatactgcaggtagacaccatgacagagatggtatagatctctatagatatatactgcaggtagacaccatgacagagatggtatagatctctatagatatatactgcaggtagacaccatgacagagatggtatagatctctatagatatatactgcaggtagacaccatgacagagatggtatagatatctatagatatatactgcaggtagacaccatgacagagatggtatagatatctatagatatatactgcaggtagacaccatgacagagatgaTATAGATATCTATAGATACGTATCACATCAAGGCACAGAGGGCCCATcactgcaggtagacaccatgacagagatggtatagatctctatagatacgtgtcgtgtctttggctatgccggattaagtgatatgacatgctattctatgaaataatttatccgtaattaatatcacctgattgacaatcatgtaaatgtaatta
Proteins encoded in this window:
- the LOC124028516 gene encoding centrosomal protein of 89 kDa-like gives rise to the protein EELRRFRGRVEEVVQENQKLHQDLKQTGGVSHKEWRQLQEQARLVLQENQVLIEQLEVQHTKAKDSHGRHLTEVSKVCKQLMLLEAEKQRLEGELEVTRRELHTLQTEHLQARCSLENAVSWDEHHAIATKLKRQLEADSGRQQTELEELQQRVTSLQTEKNSLLLDKTNLTADIKSLEADLEVSRHANRKAQRRIGLLKQQVDDSIEKEMRAHHYLSSIVALAEKTTQERDQLVYMIRNPPCLLSPSAGLVPRARQAGVISRIVEDTVRLGKLQEKVK